A genomic region of Colletotrichum destructivum chromosome 1, complete sequence contains the following coding sequences:
- a CDS encoding Putative NmrA-like domain, NAD(P)-binding domain superfamily: MAGKKIITVFGATGAQGGGVVNTFLNDPALKSEWTVRAVTRDASKDSAKKLQQLGAEVVVANVDDKASIAKVFEGAAAAFAVTNYWEKMNMEAEIQQGKNIVDAAKETGLPHLIWSSLFNVKELTKGKLSHVYHFDGKAEVEKYAREVGIPATFFLPGFYTTNIPGQMLRYNPDTGAWVLAMAMPDTAPIPLFDTANTGIWVKAIVRKRDQLLGKRVFGATKYTTPIEILEAFKQTFPKAGEKATFFRLPDEVFTAGVKEAMGVPDWVAEEMLENMRLIYDGGYYGFEPLDESLAILEDKPTTCLEFIRNSPAFKDLE; the protein is encoded by the exons ATGGCAGGAAAGAAGATCATCACCGTTTTTGGTGCCACGGGCGCCCAGGGCGGTGGCGTCGTCAACACCTTCCTCAACGACCCGGCCTTGAAGTCGGAGTGGACGGTCCGGGCCGTAACCCGCGATGCGTCAAAGGACAGCGCCAAAAAGCTCCAGCAGTTGGGCGCCGAAGTCGTCGTG GCCAATGTGGACGACAAGGCATCGATCGCCAAGGTCTTTGAgggtgccgccgcggccttTGCGGTGACCAACTACTGGGAGAAGATGAACATGGAAGCCGAGATCCAACAGGGAAAGAACATCGTTGACGCAGCAAAG GAGACTGGGCTGCCGCATCTCATTTGGAGCTCGCTGTTCAATGTCAAAGAAC TGACCAAGGGCAAGCTGTCACATGTCTACCACTTTGACggcaaggccgaggtcgaaaAATACGCCCGTGAAGTCGGAATCCCGGCCACGTTCTTCCTCCCGGGCTTTTACACGACCAACATCCCGGGTCAGATGCTCCGGTACAACCCAGACACCGGCGCATGGGTtctcgccatggccatgccgGACACCGCTCCGATCCCGCTGTTCGACACCGCCAACACGGGTATCTGGGTCAAGGCTATCGTCCGCAAACGTGACCAGCTGCTTGGAAAGCGCGTCTTCGGTGCCACCAAGTACACCACCCCGATCGAGATTCTTGAAGCGTTCAAGCAGACTTTCCCGAAGGCCGGGGAGAAGGCCACCTTCTTCCGCCTTCCCGACGAAGTCTTCACTGCAGGggtcaaggaggccatggGTGTACCTGATTGGGTGGCTGAAGAGATGCTGGAGAACATGCGCTTGATCTACGATGGTGGCTACTATGGGTTCGAGCCGTTGGATGAAAGCCTGGCCATCCTCGAGGACAAGCCGACTACCTGTTTGGAGTTCATTCGGAACTCGCCTGCCTTCAAGGACTTGGAATAG
- a CDS encoding Putative short-chain dehydrogenase/reductase SDR, NAD(P)-binding domain superfamily, whose protein sequence is MDDLSSGLPSDYIYKLLQFTPRQHHDVYPAIDPSNPELSLAGKVVLVTGASRGIGANGIVPSLAKAGATGIVLVATNAEKLKTVELAVRDINPSTRVLVAAADISNEQSVASVFESAKETFGRVDILVHNAGIMNQMSNIHEEDATAFWKQYEINTFGTFLVAQYFIKSLPSPDSPGVIIYIGTAASWARNSSFAGYSGSKLAAQKLISDIASGYPNITAISASPGLVETDMLQLRGFDVSTPQLVGGAVVWLSGDRARFLSGRAISVEWDLEDLVARQDEIVKDDLLIMRMAGKFGHEQFA, encoded by the exons ATGGACGATTTGTCATCAGGATTGCCATCAGACTATATCTACAAACT TCTTCAGTTTACACCCCGGCAACACCATGATGTCTATCCCGCCATCGATCCTTCAAACCCGGAGCTGTCTTTGGCTGGCaaggtggtgttggtgacAGGCGCAAGCCGTGGTATTGGCGCTAAT GGAATTGTGCCTTCATTGGCCAAAGCTGGTGCCACGGGCATTGTGCTTGTCGCGACCAACGCCGAGAAACTCAAGACGGTTGAGCTCGCCGTTCGCGACATCAACCCCAGCACGCGCGTCCTCGTTGCGGCTGCCGACATCAGCAACGAGCAGTCCGTTGCTTCTGTGTTCGAGAGCGCGAAGGAAACATTTGGCCGAGTCGACATCTTGGTTCACAACGCCGGGATCATGAACCAGATGAGCAATATCCACGAGGAAGACGCTACGGCGTTTTGGAAGCAATAC GAAATCAACACCTTTGGAACGTTTCTCGTGGCCCAGTATTTCATCAAgtctcttccctctccgGACTCGCCAGGGGTCATCATCTACATCGGCACCGCGGCGTCGTGGGCAAGAAACTCCTCCTTCGCCGGCTACAGCGGCAGCAAGCTCGCGGCGCAGAAGCTCATCAGCGACATCGCCTCGGGCTACCCCAACATCACGGCGATCTCGGCAAGTCCCGGCCTGGTCGAGACGGACATGCTCCAGCTCCGTGGCTTCGACGTCTCTACCCCACAGCTCGTTGGTGGCGCGGTCGTCTGGCTGAGCGGGGACAGGGCTAGGTTTCTCAGTGGCCGCGCGATCTCCGTCGAATGGGacctcgaggatcttgtgGCCAGACAGGACGAGATAGTGAAGGATGACTTACTCATTATGAGAATGGCGGGAAAATTCGGCCATGAGCAGTTTGCTTGA
- a CDS encoding Putative NmrA-like domain, NAD(P)-binding domain superfamily: MVKVAIAGASGKLALEVIDKLTKTGKHEVLGLVRKDPSSLPSFPGVTWVQTTYQDKADLVKILNGTQTVISFIVAHTDPEAETAKRLIDASIEAGVQRFAPSEWATGASLEKVVEYVPWYANKLEVKRYLEEVNKDKKVIEYTLFQPGAFMNFFAYPHQTAKHYPIENPSFFDFDKGTAFILEGSETAEVTLTTVEDIAEVTTRAVEYDGEWPVVGGISGQKITVGKTFEVDRLKLEDLKAGIVKTNFIPPLNLPGMSPEELAGFTKVVAIGVTVSLARDAWAVSDEWNQLLPDFQPTRIEEYLERVWGGVQ; encoded by the exons AATTGACCAAGACTGGGAAGCATGAGGTCCTCGGTCTAGTACGAAAG GACCCTTCCTCTTTGCCCTCCTTCCCCGGAGTGACATGGGTTCAGACCACGTACCAAGACAAGGCAGACTTGGTCAAGATTCTCAATGGCACGCAGACAGTTATCTCCTTCATTGTGGCCCATACGGACCCTGAAGCCGAGACTGCAAAGCGGTTGATCGACGCATCAATCGAGGCGGGGGTTCAGCGGTTCGCCCCTAGCGAATGGGCGAC GGGCGCCTCGTTGGAGAAGGTAGTCGAGTATGTGCCATGGTATGCCAACAAGCTGGAGGTCAAACGCTATCTGGAGGAAGTCAACAAGGATAAAAAA GTCATCGAGTACACCTTGTTCCAGCCCGGCGCTTTCATGAACTTCTTCGCGTACCCCCACCAGACTGCCAAGCACTACCCGATCGAGAACCCGAGCTTCTTCGACTTTGATAAAGGCACGGCCTTTATACTAGAAGGCTCGGAGACTGCGGAGGTTACCTTGACCACCGTTGAGGACATTGCGGAGGTGACCACTCGGGCGGTCGAGTATGACGGGGAGTggcccgtcgtcggtggTATCAGCGGCCAGAAAATTACCGTTG GAAAAACCTTTGAGGTCGACAGACTGAAATTGGAGGATCTCAAGGCTGGCATCGTGAAGACAAACTTCATCCCTCCGCTGAACTTGCCCGGCATGTCCCCGGAGGAACTCGCAGGGTTCACAAAGGTGGTCGCAATCGGCGTCACCGTTTCCCTGGCGAGGGACGCGTGGGCAGTTTCGGACGAGTGGAACCAATTGTTGCCCGACTTCCAGCCCACTCGTATCGAGGAGTACCTGGAGAGGGTTTGGGGGGGCGTTCAGTAG